The Lactuca sativa cultivar Salinas chromosome 2, Lsat_Salinas_v11, whole genome shotgun sequence genome includes a window with the following:
- the LOC111917356 gene encoding protein IQ-DOMAIN 32 has translation MGRSSGYCFKIIACGGSSESVDRDDLDASTENKVNPDKRGWSFRKKSSGHRVLSNTVNVITEIPSSDDKKSSEPVIINSEEIISEKTSTNQWTETEEFSRVSTSNTKDNVVTNLVTKPADEDEIKFDSSPDESSIIIIQTAVRKFLAEREVLRHKKVVKLQAVVRGHLVRCRAAGTLRCIQAIVKMQTLVRSRHSIKRLSIGEKGIKDSNTKPHPTYISIEKLLSNKFTNQLIQSTPQTKQINIKCDPSNQEEDPTWKWLQRWTSFSSPVSSPEVKPLTTAPTPPVSEAEPPKRPPKRAATEQADFDSEGRKSVFGSRKTTNPSFIAAQSKFKELTTEPPPPPAAAAAKTTAPPVYESLKAVRTAGSECGTELSVTSMLDSPDPSESENIETTESTHDLLGTELTHSITIPPETNNLITNQITKSPLEPELQQTPSSERKSSSDIKPRKASSEKEKPKMWSNSKKLLSPRGSLENLPKEGKSGKRRNSFGSQSSEIDNQEARDSSYSNSNSNYIPSYMQVTESARAKALNSSPRLSPDVQGKEKDAYLKKRHSMPGAVNSSRHDSPRLKRSSPQSQQGQQTTKGNESRERKWQT, from the exons ATGGGAAGATCTAGTGGATATTGCTTCAAAATCATTGCTTGTGGCGGCAGCTCTGAATCTGTCGATAGAGACGACCTTGATGCTTCTACGGAG AATAAAGTAAACCCCGATAAAAGAGGATGGAGCTTTCGGAAAAAATCATCAGGTCATCGAGTGTTAAGCAACACTGTAAATGTAATAACAGAAATACCTTCTTCTGATGATAAAAAGAGCTCAGAACCTGTTATTATCAACTCAGAAGAAATCATCAGTGAGAAAACTTCTACAAATCAATGGACAGAAACAGAAGAATTTTCTAGGGTTTCAACTTCGAATACCAAGGACAATGTGGTGACCAATTTGGTGACAAAACCTGCTGATGAAGATGAAATTAAATTTGACTCAAGTCCTGATGAATCATCCATCATTATCATCCAAACTGCTGTTAGAAAATTCTTG GCTGAAAGAGAAGTTTTGAGGCATAAAAAAGTGGTGAAATTGCAAGCTGTTGTTCGAGGGCATTTGGTTCGTTGTCGTGCTGCTGGAACTTTGCGTTGCATTCAAGCAATTGTCAAAATGCAAACTCTTGTTCGTTCTCGTCATTCTATTAAAAGATTATCTATTGGAGAAAAG GGAATAAAAGATTCCAATACAAAGCCACATCCAACTTATATCTCCATCGAGAAGCTTCTAAGTAACAAATTCACAAACCAG CTAATCCAATCCACACCACAAACCAAACAAATCAACATCAAATGTGATCCATCAAACCAAGAAGAAGATCCCACATGGAAATGGCTACAAAGATGGACATCCTTTTCATCCCCCGTTTCTTCCCCCGAAGTCAAACCTTTGACCACCGCCCCCACTCCACCCGTATCCGAGGCTGAGCCGCCCAAACGTCCACCAAAAAGGGCGGCAACCGAACAAGCCGATTTCGATTCCGAAGGAAGAAAATCCGTATTCGGATCAAGAAAAACAACCAATCCATCATTCATTGCCGCCCAGTCAAAGTTCAAAGAGTTGACCAcggaaccaccaccaccaccggcgGCAGCGGCGGCCAAAACCACTGCACCGCCGGTTTACGAAAGCTTAAAAGCGGTTCGAACCGCCGGCTCAGAATGCGGAACCGAACTCTCGGTCACCTCCATGCTCGACTCACCCGATCCATCCGAATCCGAAAACATCGAAACCACCGAGTCAACTCACGATCTTCTAGGCACCGAGTTGACTCACTCCATCACAATTCCACCCGAAACAAACAACCTCATTACCAACCAAATTACAAAATCGCCCCTCGAACCGGAGTTACAACAAACACCTTCGAGTGAAAGAAAATCATCGAGTGATATTAAACCTAGAAAAGCATCGAGCGAAAAAGAAAAACCGAAGATGTGGTCGAATAGCAAGAAACTATTATCTCCGAGGGGTAGTTTGGAGAATTTACCGAAGGAGGGTAAAAGTGGAAAACGAAGGAATTCTTTCGGGTCGCAAAGCTCGGAGATTGATAATCAGGAAGCGAGAGATAGTAGTTatagtaatagtaatagtaatTATATACCGAGTTATATGCAAGTGACTGAGTCAGCAAGAGCAAAAGCTCTTAATAGCTCTCCAAGGTTAAGTCCAGATGTACAAGGGAAAGAGAAAGATGCGTATTTGAAAAAGAGACATTCGATGCCTGGTGCTGTGAATAGTAGTAGGCATGATTCGCCTCGATTGAAAAGGTCTTCACCTCagagtcaacaaggtcaacagaCTACAAAGGGAAATGAAAGCCGAG AGAGGAAATGGCAGACTTAA
- the LOC111917355 gene encoding uncharacterized protein LOC111917355 — MGASSSTEQVSPERREAESLAASTGALTVLEKSFSNLSDPQTQTIPISSLKECFELSIDYESCEASFKPENFPGLLNHLNHSIVEQFFSAEENGLNWIAFLNGYTKCCGRMTTSDSLNNLLRVFGSTITKSGATTGLQIDSSDGDYKINGHLLPADLLMLLWMCWAMYWDSRNSKGGVKFDLVDVNNLVLSAVSSCGDGGSELNVWDDSLLGSDIQLPIGKLHVWVLKTVPNLPECLVQFVYSRLSKFAPQQEKMEASSSSTNDNHSNSESHTYLLTPGKAWSISLTLRSTMHEEILKTCFAHHDEVKENLLYRASLHGKGLNRFWSNVEGYNGPILLLISATSEDHSWTIGALTHQAYENKDTFYGTSGSLYAISPVFDHFTSSGKEKNFVYSHLHVAGYEAYPKPVGIGFGGSNGNERIFMDEDFSKLIVRHHAYDKTYHPGSLFPNQGYLPTEAQVLDVEVWGLGGKKVKEAQNSFLKREQLFTEQRRKIDLKTFTNWEDSPEKMMMDMVSNPSAVQREKR, encoded by the exons ATGGGTGCATCGTCTTCGACGGAGCAAGTTTCGCCGGAGCGACGTGAGGCGGAATCATTAGCTGCGTCCACCGGTGCTCTAACTGTGCTGGAGAAATCCTTTTCAAATCTTTCAGATCCTCAAACTCAAACCATCCCCATTAGTTCTCTAAAG GAATGCTTTGAATTATCCATTGATTACGAAAGTTGCGAAGCGTCATTCAAACCAGAAAACTTTCCTGGATTACTGAATCATCTTAACCATTCAATAGTGGAACAGTTTTTCTCAGCTGAAGAAAACGGTCTAAACTGGATCGCGTTCTTGAATGGCTACACCAAATGCTGTGGAAGGATGACGACATCAGATTCATTAAACAATTTATTGAGAGTCTTTGGGTCGACGATTACAAAATCAGGAGCCACAACAGGATTGCAAATCGATTCTAGTGATGGTGATTATAAGATAAACGGGCATCTACTTCCCGCTGATTTATTGATGCTTTTGTGGATGTGTTGGGCTATGTATTGGGATTCTAGAAATTCAAAAGGGGGAGTGAAATTTGATCTTGTTGATGTGAATAATTTAGTGTTGTCTGCTGTTTCTTCGTGTGGTGATGGTGGTAGTGAGTTGAATGTATGGGATGATAGTTTATTGGGATCTGATATACAACTTCCTATTGGGAAGCTTCATGTGTGGGTGTTGAAAACAGTGCCTAATCTTCCTGAATGCTTGGTGCAATTTGTTTATTCAAGACTTTCCAAATTTGCCCCTCAACAG GAAAAAATGGAGGCATCATCTTCATCTACAAATGATAATCACTCAAATTCAGAATCTCATACATATCTTTTAACTCCTGGAAAAGCTTGGTCTATTTCACTTACCCTAAGAAGTACAATGCATGAAGAAATTTTGAAAACGTGTTTTGCACATCATGATGAAGTTAAAGAAAATCTACTATATCG GGCTTCTCTTCATGGAAAAGGGTTGAATAGATTTTGGTCAAACGTTGAGGGGTATAATGGTCCAATTCTTCTACTTATTTCCGCTACTTCAGAAGATCATAGTTGGACAATTGGTGCACTTACTCACCAAGCTTATGAAAACAAGGATACATTTTATGGAACATCTGGAAGCCTTTATGCTATAAGCCCTGTTTTTGATCATTTTACATCATCAG GCAAAGAGAAGAACTTTGTATACAGTCACTTGCATGTGGCTGGTTATGAGGCTTATCCTAAGCCTGTAGGAATTGGTTTTGGAGGATCAAATGGAAACGAGAGAATTTTTATGGATGAAGACTTTTCAAAGCTTATTGTGCGCCATCATGCGTACGATAAAACCTACCACCCTGGTTCCCTTTTTCCAAATCAG GGTTACTTGCCTACAGAAGCTCAAGTTTTGGATGTGGAAGTATGGGGATTAGGGGGCAAAAAAGTAAAAGAAGCTCAAAATTCATTCCTGAAAAGAGAACAATTATTCACAGAACAAAGGCGAAag attGACTTGAAGACTTTCACAAATTGGGAAGACTCACCCGAGAAGATGATGATGGACATGGTGTCAAATCCTAGTGCTGTTCAGCGTGAAAAAAGATAA